From Mycobacterium lacus, one genomic window encodes:
- the modA gene encoding molybdate ABC transporter substrate-binding protein — protein sequence MRRIGVLAGLLSTTVVAGLVACGSNSQPSRSARPIVVFAAASLRQAFTKISELFATENSGARIDFDFAGSSELAMQLTQGATADVFASADTAHMDTVAKAGLLAGNPTNFAANTLVIVTAPDNPKNVASFADLGKPGLAVVVCQRPVPCGSAARRIEDTTGVRLNPVSEEPNVADVLNKVTTGQADAALVYVTDALSAGNKVVTVEFPEAARAVNAYPIAVLQKAPQPTSAKKFVAMVTSEAGQQILAQSGFAKP from the coding sequence ATGCGTCGGATCGGGGTGCTGGCCGGTTTGCTGTCCACGACGGTGGTCGCGGGCCTGGTGGCGTGCGGTTCGAACTCGCAGCCGTCGCGGTCCGCCCGGCCGATCGTGGTGTTCGCGGCCGCCTCGTTGAGGCAGGCGTTCACCAAGATCAGTGAGCTCTTCGCGACCGAAAACTCGGGCGCCAGGATCGATTTCGACTTCGCGGGTTCCTCGGAGCTGGCGATGCAGCTGACCCAGGGCGCCACCGCCGACGTCTTCGCCTCAGCAGACACCGCACACATGGACACGGTCGCCAAGGCCGGGTTGCTGGCCGGTAATCCGACCAACTTCGCCGCCAACACGCTGGTCATCGTCACCGCGCCGGACAATCCGAAGAACGTCGCATCCTTCGCGGACCTGGGCAAGCCGGGGCTTGCCGTGGTGGTCTGCCAGCGGCCGGTGCCCTGCGGATCGGCAGCCCGGCGCATCGAAGACACCACCGGAGTGCGGCTCAACCCGGTCAGCGAGGAACCCAATGTGGCCGATGTCCTCAACAAGGTCACGACCGGACAGGCCGACGCCGCGCTGGTCTATGTCACCGACGCGCTCAGCGCCGGCAACAAAGTGGTGACCGTCGAGTTTCCCGAGGCCGCCCGCGCGGTGAACGCCTACCCCATCGCGGTGCTGCAGAAGGCGCCGCAGCCAACGTCGGCGAAGAAGTTCGTGGCCATGGTGACTTCTGAGGCAGGTCAGCAGATCCTGGCTCAATCGGGCTTCGCCAAGCCCTGA
- a CDS encoding ABC transporter permease, whose protein sequence is MHRPTNPPRWVYLPAAVGTIFVVLPLVAIAVKVDWPHFWSLVTSPSSKTALLLSLKTAAASTGLCVLLGVPMALVLARGRTRLVRPLRPLILLPLVLPPVVGGVALLYAFGRLGLIGHYLAAAGVSVAFSTTAVVLAQTFVSLPFLVISLEGAARSAGADYEVVAATLGARPTTVWWRVTLPLLLPGMLSGAVLAFARSLGEFGATLTFAGSRQGVTRTLPLEIYLQRVSDPDAAVALSILLVAVAALVVLGLGARRLTGTDIR, encoded by the coding sequence GTGCACCGGCCTACGAATCCGCCCCGCTGGGTTTATCTCCCCGCCGCCGTGGGGACCATCTTCGTGGTGCTGCCGCTGGTGGCGATCGCGGTCAAGGTCGACTGGCCGCATTTTTGGTCGCTGGTCACCAGTCCGTCGTCGAAGACGGCGCTGCTGCTGAGCCTGAAGACCGCCGCCGCGAGCACGGGCCTGTGTGTGCTGCTGGGGGTTCCGATGGCGCTGGTGTTGGCCCGCGGCCGCACGCGGCTGGTGCGGCCACTGCGCCCGCTGATCCTGCTGCCCCTGGTGTTGCCGCCGGTGGTCGGCGGCGTGGCATTGCTCTACGCATTCGGCCGGCTCGGATTGATCGGCCATTACCTCGCGGCCGCCGGTGTCAGCGTCGCGTTCAGCACGACCGCGGTGGTGTTGGCACAAACCTTCGTCTCGTTGCCGTTCTTGGTGATTTCTCTCGAGGGCGCCGCTCGCAGCGCGGGTGCCGACTACGAGGTGGTGGCGGCGACGCTCGGGGCCCGGCCCACCACGGTCTGGTGGCGGGTCACCCTGCCGTTGCTACTACCGGGCATGTTGTCCGGGGCGGTGCTGGCGTTCGCGCGCTCGCTCGGTGAGTTCGGCGCGACGTTGACGTTTGCCGGCTCCCGGCAAGGGGTCACCCGCACCCTGCCATTGGAGATCTACCTGCAACGAGTGAGCGACCCCGACGCGGCGGTGGCGTTGTCGATCCTGCTGGTGGCGGTGGCGGCACTGGTGGTGCTGGGCCTGGGCGCTCGCCGGTTGACCGGGACGGACATCAGGTAG
- a CDS encoding LLM class F420-dependent oxidoreductase: MAIRLGLQIPKFSYGTGVERLFPSVLAQAREAEAAGYDALFVMDHFYQLPMLGPPEDPMLEAYTALGALATATERLQLGALVTGNTYRNPALLGKIVTTLDVVSAGRAILGIGAGWYELEHRQLGFEFGSFTDRFNRLEEALKILEPMIKGERPTFSGHWYTTESAIAEPRYRDRIPILIGGGGEKKTFAIAARSADHLNIVASLDELPRKVEALAARCDEAGRDPSTLETSLMLTVMIDENVNPDQLPERVSGRMVVGSPAQVADQVQTKVLDAGVAGVIINLSPHGYSPGVITTAGEALRPLLGL, from the coding sequence GTGGCGATCAGGCTTGGATTACAAATCCCCAAGTTTTCCTACGGCACCGGTGTGGAAAGGCTTTTCCCGTCGGTCCTCGCCCAGGCGCGTGAGGCGGAGGCAGCAGGCTACGACGCGCTTTTCGTGATGGACCACTTCTATCAACTGCCCATGCTGGGTCCGCCCGAGGATCCGATGCTGGAGGCGTACACGGCCCTCGGCGCGCTGGCCACCGCCACCGAACGTCTGCAGCTGGGCGCGTTGGTGACCGGCAACACCTACCGCAACCCGGCCCTGCTGGGCAAGATCGTCACCACGCTTGACGTGGTGAGCGCGGGCCGGGCGATCCTCGGTATCGGTGCCGGCTGGTACGAGCTCGAACACCGCCAGCTCGGGTTCGAGTTCGGCAGTTTCACCGACCGGTTCAACCGGCTCGAAGAGGCGCTCAAGATCCTCGAGCCGATGATCAAAGGTGAGCGGCCCACGTTTTCCGGTCACTGGTACACCACCGAGTCGGCGATAGCCGAGCCGCGCTATCGCGACCGCATCCCGATACTGATCGGCGGCGGTGGTGAGAAGAAGACCTTCGCGATCGCCGCGCGCAGCGCGGACCATCTCAACATCGTCGCGTCGCTCGACGAGCTGCCGCGGAAGGTGGAGGCGCTCGCCGCCCGGTGCGACGAGGCCGGCCGGGACCCCTCGACGCTGGAGACCAGTTTGATGCTGACGGTGATGATCGACGAGAACGTCAACCCCGATCAGCTTCCCGAGCGGGTGAGCGGACGCATGGTGGTGGGCAGCCCGGCGCAGGTTGCCGACCAAGTCCAAACCAAGGTCCTCGACGCCGGCGTCGCTGGGGTGATCATCAACTTGTCCCCGCACGGGTATAGCCCCGGAGTCATCACCACCGCCGGCGAGGCACTGCGCCCGCTGCTCGGTCTGTAG
- a CDS encoding SDR family oxidoreductase: MAVEVLVTGGDTDLGRVVAEGFRDDGHKVILVGARRGDLEVVAKELDVDAIVCDTTDPASIGEVHGLFPRHLDTIVNVPAPRFDAGDPRAYSLADVANAWRSALDATVLSTVLTVQAVGDHLRSGGSIVSVVTENPPAGSVDAAIKAALSNWIQGQAEFFGTRGITVNAVACGRSAQAGYEGLSRTPPPVASEMARLALFLTTPAARHITGQTLHVSHGALTHFA, encoded by the coding sequence ATGGCTGTGGAGGTGCTGGTCACCGGGGGCGACACCGATCTGGGGCGCGTGGTAGCCGAGGGCTTTCGCGACGACGGTCACAAAGTGATCCTCGTCGGGGCACGCCGTGGCGACCTCGAGGTCGTCGCCAAGGAGCTCGACGTGGACGCGATCGTCTGCGACACCACCGACCCGGCCAGCATCGGCGAGGTCCACGGGTTGTTCCCCCGTCACCTGGACACCATCGTCAACGTGCCGGCACCGAGGTTCGACGCCGGCGACCCCCGCGCCTATTCGCTGGCGGATGTTGCCAACGCGTGGCGCAGCGCCCTCGACGCGACGGTGCTTTCCACTGTGCTGACCGTGCAGGCGGTGGGCGATCACCTGCGCTCCGGAGGCTCCATCGTCAGCGTGGTGACGGAGAACCCGCCCGCCGGGAGCGTCGACGCGGCAATCAAAGCCGCCCTGTCGAATTGGATCCAGGGCCAGGCGGAATTTTTCGGCACTCGCGGAATCACGGTCAATGCCGTCGCGTGTGGGCGCAGCGCCCAGGCCGGCTACGAAGGCCTGTCGCGCACGCCCCCGCCCGTCGCGTCCGAGATGGCAAGGCTGGCGCTGTTTCTCACCACACCGGCGGCTCGTCACATCACCGGCCAGACGCTGCACGTCAGCCACGGCGCGCTGACCCACTTCGCCTGA
- a CDS encoding NAD(P)/FAD-dependent oxidoreductase, producing MSPHPEDTAQPGRRHQVVIIGSGFGGLNAAKKLKRADVDIKLIARTTHHLFQPLLYQVATGIISEGEIAPPTRVVLRKQHNVQVLLGNVTHIDLANQCVVSELLGHTYETPYDSLIVAAGAGQSYFGNDHFAEFAPGMKSIDDALELRGRILSAFEQAERSSDPERRAKLLTFTVIGAGPTGVEMAGQIAELADHTLKGAFRHIDSTKARVILLDAAPAVLPPMGEKLGERAAARLKKMGVEIQLGAMVTDVDRNGVTVEDSDGAVRRIESACKVWSAGVQASRLGRDLAEQSTVELDRAGRVKVLPDLSIPGHPNVFVVGDMAAVEGVPGVAQGAIQGAKYVANTIRAELAGADHTEREPFQYFDKGSMATVSRFSAVAKIGPLEFSGFIAWLIWLVLHLVYLIGFKTKITTLLSWTVTFLSTRRGQLTITDQQAFARTRLEQLAELAAEAQGSAVGARVAS from the coding sequence GTGAGTCCCCACCCCGAAGACACGGCCCAACCAGGTCGTCGACATCAGGTCGTCATCATCGGATCGGGGTTCGGGGGACTCAACGCGGCAAAGAAGCTCAAGCGAGCCGACGTCGACATCAAGCTGATCGCACGGACCACGCATCACCTGTTCCAGCCGTTGCTGTACCAGGTCGCCACCGGGATCATCTCCGAGGGTGAAATCGCTCCCCCGACCCGCGTCGTCCTGCGCAAGCAGCACAATGTCCAGGTGCTGCTGGGCAACGTCACCCACATCGACCTGGCAAACCAATGCGTCGTCTCGGAGTTGCTCGGTCACACCTACGAAACCCCCTACGACAGCCTGATCGTCGCCGCCGGCGCCGGCCAGTCGTACTTCGGCAACGACCATTTCGCCGAATTCGCCCCCGGCATGAAATCGATCGACGACGCCCTGGAGCTGCGCGGACGGATCCTGAGCGCCTTCGAGCAGGCCGAGCGGTCCAGCGACCCGGAACGACGGGCCAAGCTGCTGACGTTCACCGTCATCGGCGCCGGCCCCACCGGCGTCGAAATGGCCGGGCAGATCGCCGAATTGGCCGACCACACCCTGAAGGGCGCTTTCCGGCACATCGACTCCACCAAGGCGCGGGTGATCCTGCTCGACGCCGCGCCCGCGGTGCTGCCGCCGATGGGCGAAAAGCTCGGCGAGAGGGCCGCCGCCCGGTTGAAGAAGATGGGCGTGGAGATCCAGCTGGGCGCGATGGTCACCGATGTGGACCGCAACGGCGTCACGGTCGAGGACTCCGACGGCGCCGTCCGGCGCATCGAATCGGCCTGCAAGGTCTGGTCCGCCGGGGTCCAGGCCAGCCGGCTCGGCCGAGATCTCGCCGAGCAGTCAACGGTCGAACTTGACCGGGCCGGCCGGGTCAAGGTGCTGCCCGACCTGTCCATCCCCGGGCACCCGAACGTGTTCGTCGTCGGTGATATGGCCGCCGTCGAGGGCGTGCCGGGGGTGGCGCAGGGCGCTATTCAAGGCGCCAAGTACGTCGCCAATACGATCAGGGCCGAACTCGCCGGGGCCGACCACACCGAGCGCGAACCGTTCCAATACTTCGACAAGGGTTCTATGGCCACGGTATCGAGGTTCTCGGCGGTGGCGAAGATCGGTCCGCTCGAGTTCAGCGGGTTCATCGCCTGGCTGATATGGCTGGTGCTGCACCTGGTGTACCTGATCGGGTTCAAGACCAAGATCACCACGTTGCTGTCCTGGACGGTGACCTTCCTGAGCACCCGGCGCGGTCAGCTGACCATCACCGACCAGCAGGCGTTTGCCCGAACGCGGCTCGAACAGCTGGCCGAATTGGCGGCCGAGGCGCAGGGGTCGGCGGTCGGCGCGCGGGTGGCCAGTTAG
- a CDS encoding urease accessory protein UreD, which translates to MLSRVVLVASRNRLPRIHCRGGLTARCTAPHTAHLVSAAAIPLGGDTIDIRVIVERGALLRLRSAAATVALPGTRSRTSHARWEIDVTGTLDVDLEPTVVAAAARHLSRVALRLHGDGRVRFRERVQIGRCDEREGFWSGSLHADRNDRPLLRHRVELGAESSADDILAAPRATISELRYPATAFTDAIDAGSTILALADGGTLSTWQADRLTG; encoded by the coding sequence ATGCTGTCTAGGGTCGTGCTGGTCGCCTCGCGAAACCGCTTGCCGCGCATCCACTGCCGCGGCGGCCTCACGGCCCGCTGCACCGCGCCCCACACCGCGCACCTGGTATCCGCGGCGGCCATCCCGCTGGGCGGCGACACCATCGACATACGGGTGATCGTCGAACGGGGCGCGCTGCTTCGGCTGCGCAGCGCGGCCGCCACCGTGGCCCTGCCCGGCACGCGCAGCCGCACCTCGCACGCCCGCTGGGAAATCGACGTCACCGGGACCCTGGATGTGGACCTGGAGCCGACCGTCGTCGCCGCCGCCGCCCGGCATCTGTCCCGGGTGGCCTTGCGGCTGCATGGCGACGGCCGGGTCCGCTTCCGGGAGCGGGTCCAGATCGGCAGATGCGATGAGCGCGAGGGGTTCTGGTCAGGATCGCTACACGCCGACCGGAACGACCGTCCGTTGCTGCGGCACCGAGTGGAATTGGGCGCCGAATCATCGGCCGACGACATCCTTGCGGCGCCACGCGCTACAATCAGCGAGTTGCGCTATCCTGCAACGGCATTCACCGACGCTATCGACGCCGGATCGACGATACTAGCGTTGGCCGACGGGGGAACGCTGAGTACCTGGCAGGCTGACCGGTTGACTGGCTAA